The Verrucomicrobiia bacterium sequence ACATGCAGGGAACGCCGCAAACGATGCAATCGAACCCGCATTACACAGACGTGGTGGCAGAAGTGAACGTTTTTTTTGCCGATCGATTGAAACGGATGGCAGCGGCGGGCGTATCACTAGAGCAAACAGCCTTGGATGTAGGTATTGGATTTGGCAAAAAACTGGAACACAACTTGCAATTACTGTCCGGTCTGCGGCAGTTTATCGGGCATGGGAGACCATTGCTGTTAGGCGTCTCCCGGAAGTCTTTTATGAAAACTCTTTTGGGGCTGGATGTCAGTGAACGTCTCCCCGCGACTTTGGCTTGCACAGTGGATGCCATAGGGCAGGGGGTGAACATCATCCGGACGCATGATGTGGCTGAGACCACGCATGCCATCCGCATGACAGAGGCGATCTTTCAACGACGGCGGTAGGGAAAAGAATGTGGCAGATCATCCAGTTTGTATGGCGGCCAGTGCTGGAGAT is a genomic window containing:
- the folP gene encoding dihydropteroate synthase: MGILNITPDSFSDGGRFIDLDGAVAHAQEMIRNGAEIIDIGGESTRPGAPEVSSEEEKRRVLPVIKRLLAETNATVSIDTQKVEVAQAALESGAQIVNDIAANREDDAMWRLVAESGAGYVTMHMQGTPQTMQSNPHYTDVVAEVNVFFADRLKRMAAAGVSLEQTALDVGIGFGKKLEHNLQLLSGLRQFIGHGRPLLLGVSRKSFMKTLLGLDVSERLPATLACTVDAIGQGVNIIRTHDVAETTHAIRMTEAIFQRRR